From Aegilops tauschii subsp. strangulata cultivar AL8/78 chromosome 5, Aet v6.0, whole genome shotgun sequence:
AACATTTTCATCGGTAATTTATGTGTTAAATTACCATACTTCCTCATGCCTTAACCTTCTCGTGCTGTAGTTATCATTCTTATCATGGTATAGTTATCATGTTGCTCATACCATAGTTATCATGCTGGTCATGCCAAAGTTACCAAGACAAACTTTATTTTTTTCTGACATGGCAGAAATAAGAAAGGTTCAAATAATATTGTTTATCTACAATAGACAACAACAAAAGGTGGCTTAGTTGGTTATTAGGCTCAATAGGTATTGCATAGACCTAGGTTCGAATCCTCTTTCAAgcacttttattttattttcatatTATGCGGTGAAAAACCAGAAAAAAACACTAGCGATTTACCACGGTTTTTGAGAGAAGGAAAAAATCAGTGGAAAGCGAGCGTGGGAAGATAGCGATCACGTAGGAACTAGTCGTGCGGATCTGTCGCTAACGATCAGTCGACTGGTCGTTAGCACAATCCTTTAATATATGGCATGATCATTTAACATAATGATATTCTGTCGAGCTATCGAGCTAAAATTGAGCGAGCCAACATTGGCTCAAGATTGGCTTGTTTCTCGATCGATCTACATAAAGTGTTCAAACTCAGCTCATTTCTTTCGAGTCGATCTCGAGCGGCTCACGAGCCTCGAGCTTTTCTTGCAGCCCTAGATGTATATGGAATTATGGACAAGTGTGTTTTATGGTTCATGTTGAAATATCAAAGACATCTTATATTTGTAAACAGAGGGGGTACTTACCAATTTTCAAATTGGAGTCTTTGTTGCCTTTGTTCAGTTGTTGTCAACTTTTTGATTAATTTGCAAATAATCCAACTATGTTTGTTAATAAATCCGCAAATAGGGTTTATTAAATGCCAAAAAATAAAATTAATTCAAATAATATGAAATATAAATAATTTGGATTTATATGTATTTTTCCTATAAATACTTTGGATTTGCATGAAATGATGTATTGCAACTTGGGCTGGCTATTTTTTTCTAATAGCCGGCTATAAGGAGTTGCCATGGCGTCCCGCCCCgcacatgggccggcccaaaagGGTGGGCGGTGGATCGGAGGGTGAGTGCTTGCTCGATAGTGGGCGCATAGGTTGCGAAATAGGGGCTCCACTACCACCGCATGCATGCGCTAATACGCATACCTACTGCCTCGCTAGCGTCGCGAGCCTGCCGTCACACGCTCCTGAGGGCATGAACAGTGGTGGCATATGGGTACAGATGCCCCATCAGAAAAAGAAGCTTGAGGCAACTAcattgatttttttctccccaacgCAAGCTACTACTAGTGGGCCTCATCAAGAAATAGAAAATAAAAACTTTAATACATATGCATCTCTAATCTCCACTACAACTTTTTCAGCTTTTTACATCGGACCACATATTTTCTCCCCAAGCACCCGCCTCTTGCATAGGATCCAGCTTCCCTATCCGAATCTACTTTCCCTGACATCCAATTCTACATGGCACACGGGGCATCACCATGAGGCTATGCATTGACGATGCCCTCGGATCGATCTGGTTTGATCTCGCCGAGACGGTCATCGTCAAGTTCTCGAACACCGGTGTTGCTTCTACGCATATGCTTCGATTGCGCCCATGAACTGTTACGACGTCTCCAATCGCTCCATTTACAACATCTCCAATCGCTCCCACCTACACCTCCCGCATTACCATGACCTCTCTCGTGTTAACTAAGCCAATCCATGTTGGGCTTTTCCCCTCTAGATAAACAATCTGTGACCTTCAAACAACCTGACTCATGATATCATTTGTTAGAATAATCCAAGGGGCATATCAATCTATCGAGAATCGAACAATTACACTAAACACGATACCAGGATTTGTTAACGAGATTCATTGAACATGGGCTAATTCGAGTATGGACCTTTTCCCGTTGATACCATGGTAATACCACATACTGGCCGCCAGACCATCGACACATGCCGCGCAGAGGCTACCCTATGcgctgtgctattatgttggcagtATTATACAAGCTTGACATGCAGACGTGTGAAGCTATATTACTACAGGTAAGCATGCATGTCTTGATGTATTTTAGAAGTTCTTAATAGTTCTCTTTTCTTATTTTGAATGCAAATACCTAACTAAACACTAATAAATTTCTTTGTTGACAGCAATATATGCTTCAGAATAGTATATATTTTGTATATTGAAGTCCTAGATAGGAAAGTAGAGTAGGCACAAATCCTCCACAAAAGGCAAAATGTATATGAGAAAAAGATCGATTGAACTTTCCAATGGACTCATTCCATGAGTAAACGATTGAATGGGATTCGCTTGGGCAACAAAATCAAGTCTTGGACCCCTTTTCTCTATTATTGAATTAACTAATTCATTTCCTTTTTTACTTTTGGATTTTTATTTGATTTGGCATTATTCAACAATAAGAAAAGAAAATGGAGAAGGAAGTCCAGATGGAGAGTTAACTGGTCACCATAGGATCAACATCACATATCTTACACGATACAATCAATGGCGAAACGAGCAATCTGGCATGCTTCGGCAGCTGCCATACCTTGAGCTCTTTTTTCTTTCCCCTCTCGCAAGGCGACAAGGACTTGATTTCGTTGCCCCAAGTGAATCCCATTCAATCGTTTACTCATGGAATGAGTCCGTTGGAAAGCCCTGCATAGAACTGACTGTTTTGGGAACTTCCAGAAGGATCCTAGCCGTTTCAGGCAtggtttttcctttttctttttttactcTTCCTGTGGTTCCTTTTATTGGGTTTTTCTTCATCTTTcatatttttcttctttttcctccTTTTCTTTTTAGAAGAAAGTTCCATTTCAAAAAACTGTTCAGTAATTTTCAAGAACTGTTTggaatttaaaaatgttcatgtttttatAAAACTTTGGGAAATTTGAAATAATGTTTGCATTTTTtaatattgtttggaatataatAAAAAATCAGTTTTAAATATTATTCAAAAATTCATAATTTTTTGTAAATGTTTGTGTTTTAGAAAATTATAcaatatttcaaaaaaatcatgTTTACCAAAAATCAGAAATTCGAAAGATGTTTGTTTTTCCAAAAAATATTctgaattttcaaaaaaaattgtataATTTTCCAAACTATGTTGACAAATTAAAAAAATTGTGTAATTTTTGAAAAGGGTTTACGCTTTCAtttaaaaaacagaattttgaaAAAAGTTGACGATCTAAGAAAACATTTTGGATTTTTTATAAAAGTGTTTGCTTGTTTAAAAGTTTGTACTACCTCCGTCTCACAATGTAAGAgcgttttttgacactacactggtgtaaaaaacgctcttatattatactaggacggagggagtagcctTCAAGAAATGTTTGAAATTTATAAAAGTGACAAGGGATGCTACAGTGGCCGATTCGCTACTATGGATCGGCTTGGTACAGTGTCCAGTCCGGTATAGTGAACCGGCTCGCTACAGTGCGTGGGTTTGCCACGGTGCTTTGCGTCTTCCATGGGTTTGCCCAGTAGGGAGCGTGCATGTGCGACGCGACATCTGTTGTCACGCAGCACGCGTCGCATACATACAGGCTAGCCTAAAGGGAAACGTTGTGTACCGGCGGATCGGCCGAAGCTTCCGCCGGTCGCTCGCGCGCCGCTCGATCGCGAAGGGATCTAGCGCTAGGATGTCTCCCGATCCACGTTTTTCGTTGTTTGTTTTTCCTTTCCTCGGCCCACCCACGTGCCCTAGGCCCACCACGACTGTTTTATTTTTCTCTCATCCTATCTGGTGCGTCGTACTCTGCCCTCGCGTGGTCGTCTCCTCGCGTGATTGTTTCAACAATATATACCGGTTATCTTCTTCCTCGCGTGGTCGTCTTCAAGCTCCTTCTCCACAACCACTCGTTGAAAAGCTCCGACGTGGGGGGATGGGAAAAGGAGCTGCAACGTGAGCCCAGCGAAGATGCATCCGCGGGAGAATCACCACCGGCGAGCTGCGACTATGGCGGCCGCATGCTGGAACCAGCACCATTTTTTGCTACATGCATTCATGGCGGAGCTACAATCCGCGACGGCGGAGACCAGTTTTTGCTGCAATCGTCATCAGTTTTTGTTACGACCGGCGAGAAATTTTGCTACATCCATTCATGCCAGAGATGCGACTGGGTTGAGACGGCGACGAAGATGTTTTTTTTGGCTACCATCGGCATTTTTTTTTGCTACAACCACGTTGCGTTTGTGCTACAATCAGCCTCTCATTTTGCTACAACCCACCCCCCGGCGTTGAAACATTTGCTACAACCGGTGTTTTTTTTTGTTGCAACCGGTATATATTTTTGCTGCAACAGGCGATTTGTTTTGCTACACCCGTTTCATGTTTTTCTACATTCATTCATGGCCGAGCTGAGTTCCGGGATGACATCGCCTTTTCTTGCTGCAACCGTTGTAGTTTTTGCTACACCCATCGAGGAATTTTGCTACATCCCCTTTTTTCCTCGTGGAGCTGCAAGCTCGACGGCGGTGTTGAGGATTTTTTCCTGCAACCGTTGTCTTCATTTGCTACGACCGACACGGGAAAATGCTACAACGGGCATCTCTGTTTTTTGCTGGAACGAGTCAATCATTGATGAGGCGGAGCTGCATCCATGACAAAAAAAGCTACAACTCGCAtgattttttgctggaaccagcttTAGCATCGGTTAGCCAGAAAACACTAGTAGATTTCCTACCACGGGTCAGCTCGGGGATCTCCGGCGAGTGCGGGCAGCCAGAACGGCGAGCACGGACGGCCGGGGCGACGAGCGCGGGGCGGCGCCATGGCCGGTGCGACGAAGCACGGGCGGCGCCCTTGCCAGGGCGACGAGCGATGCAGCGGGCGGCCGGGGCGACGAGCGCaggcggcgccatggccggggCGACGAGCGCCACCGGCGGCGAGGGCGACGAGCACGGGCGGTGCCAAGGCGGCAAGCGCGGGCTTCGTGGTCGCGCATCCATGGCGGCCTTGACTGGCTCGCTCCTCTCTCTGTTTGCTGGAGACGCTGGAGACGAGGATAAGGTAAGGAAAAAATAGAATAAGAAGCTGCGATCTGATGGTCTCGTGCAGCCAGATCGGGCGGCTGGGGCAGACCGGCCGAAACTTTCGGCCGCACCGGCGCCCAGTGCTGCCCCACCTTTAAAGGTGCCTGTGGAATTATACTCGTCGTGTATGGTTGGTTTACCACCACTGCACGCTAGGTACTTACTTAGGTAGCCAGCTTGGGCTATATATACGATCGGTCCGATACGTGCAAGGTGCAACAGCGCACCACAGATCAGTCAGTGCAACGAACTCATTTACGTACGATCCTAGCTAGAGCTTGGACGAGGATGTGCAACTGCGGTACGGTAGGACCTTCAGCTACGACCGGCAGCTGCACATCCATGTCCAAGCTCTACCTACTGTCGTCACTACTGTAGCTGCTCCACGCTCAGCGACCCCTGCGCCGCGCGTGTGCCCATGGCGACGGAGGTGACCCTGCGCCGCTTCGACCTCTCGGACGTGGACGCCATGATGGCATGGGCGTCCGACCCCGAGGTCGCCGCCTTCTGCCGCTGGGCGCCCTTCGCGTCCACGGAGACGGAAGCCCTGCTCGCCCACATCCGGGACACCGCGCTCTCGCACCAGTGGTACCGCGCCAtctgcctcgccggcgacgctCGCCCCGTCGGCTCGGTGTCCCTGGAGCCCACGGCTGACCCGTGCCGCGGGGAGCTCGGCTACGTGGTGGCCCGCGCGCACTGGGGCAGGGGCGTGGCCACCGCCGCCGTGAGGGCCGCGCTCGCCGCGGTGTTCGGCGAGGTGGAGGGGCTGGCGCGCGTGGAGGCGCTGGTGGACGTGGACAACGCGGCGTCGCAGCGCGTGGCGGAGAAGGCCGGGTTCCGCCGCGAGGGCGTCCTGCGGCGCCACTACTGGCACAAGGGCCGCGTCAGGGATCTCGTCGTCTACGGCTTCGTCTCCGGCGACCCCTTGCCCCCATCACATGAGGATGAGGTATGTAAGCCACTCACTCGCCTTGGCCTCGTGCGTCCAGCGTCTCACTCTGTCCAACGAACTAGGCTCGGAGATCGATGGAGCGAGAAGCGGCAGCCCGGACGCCGGAGCGCGCGGACGAGGTGACCCTCCGGCCGTTCGACCTCGCCGACGCCATGACGGCGTGGGCGGAACACCCCGTACTGGTACCGCCTACGGCCTCCATGGCGTCGGGGGTCTACTTCTCCCCGCCCCGCGACGCCCTGCTCGCGTTCCTCCGGGGCACCGACCCTCCGCACACCTGGATCCGCGCAGTCTGCCTCGGCGGCGCCATCGTGGGCGCGGTGACCGTGTCGCGCACAGAGGACCGGTGCCGCGCGGAGGTCGGAACCGCGCTGGCGCGCGCGCACCGGGGCACGGGCGTGGCCGCGGCGGCCCTGAGGCGCGCGGCGACCGCGGCGTTGGGGGACCTGGAGGGCGTGGAGCGCGTGGAGGCGCTGGTGGACGCGGACGACGCCGCGTCCCGGCGCGCGGTGG
This genomic window contains:
- the LOC109768722 gene encoding uncharacterized protein, which translates into the protein MATEVTLRRFDLSDVDAMMAWASDPEVAAFCRWAPFASTETEALLAHIRDTALSHQWYRAICLAGDARPVGSVSLEPTADPCRGELGYVVARAHWGRGVATAAVRAALAAVFGEVEGLARVEALVDVDNAASQRVAEKAGFRREGVLRRHYWHKGRVRDLVVYGFVSGDPLPPSHEDEARRSMEREAAARTPERADEVTLRPFDLADAMTAWAEHPVLVPPTASMASGVYFSPPRDALLAFLRGTDPPHTWIRAVCLGGAIVGAVTVSRTEDRCRAEVGTALARAHRGTGVAAAALRRAATAALGDLEGVERVEALVDADDAASRRAVEDAGFRREAVLRSHRDAKDVVVYSLISTDDDPLIGLRSS